From Polyangium spumosum, a single genomic window includes:
- a CDS encoding metallophosphoesterase yields MRRVVVLPERGKLIVATDLQGHVEDFERIAAIFERAAREPDGAVLVVTGDLVHGPELAEMDWPDYLGSYYEGDSPGVLERARDLQNRYPDRVHYLLGNHEHAHVGGPIVAKFFPDEAMRLEQLLGDDGTQAMRDWFRTWPFVAVAPKAQLVMLHAAPHARIQSRDDLENLSLDGCTGLTLEEMAARGTLGALLWARTTSSDRAWAFLRAIHPNARVAVYGHDVARTGYAIDREPMLCVSTSFGCFDGDKLYLEWDLSEPAMSAEDAARRGLRILHPGAPAVHRGAF; encoded by the coding sequence GTGCGACGCGTCGTCGTGCTCCCAGAACGCGGCAAGCTCATCGTCGCCACGGACCTCCAGGGTCACGTGGAGGACTTCGAGCGCATCGCCGCCATTTTCGAACGCGCCGCCCGCGAGCCCGATGGGGCCGTCCTGGTCGTCACGGGCGACTTGGTGCACGGGCCCGAGCTCGCCGAGATGGACTGGCCCGACTACCTCGGCAGCTACTACGAAGGCGACTCGCCCGGGGTGCTCGAGCGAGCGCGCGATCTGCAAAACAGGTACCCGGACCGCGTTCATTATCTGCTCGGCAACCACGAGCACGCGCACGTCGGTGGCCCCATCGTCGCGAAGTTCTTCCCGGACGAAGCGATGCGGCTCGAGCAGCTACTCGGCGACGACGGCACGCAGGCGATGCGTGACTGGTTTCGTACGTGGCCGTTCGTCGCCGTCGCCCCCAAGGCGCAGCTCGTCATGCTGCACGCGGCGCCACACGCGCGCATCCAGAGCCGCGACGACCTCGAGAACCTTTCGCTCGACGGCTGCACGGGGTTGACGCTCGAAGAGATGGCCGCCCGCGGGACGCTCGGGGCGCTGCTCTGGGCCCGAACGACCTCATCCGATCGCGCCTGGGCCTTCCTGCGCGCCATCCACCCGAACGCGCGCGTCGCCGTGTACGGTCACGACGTGGCGCGGACCGGCTACGCGATCGATCGCGAGCCGATGCTCTGCGTGTCGACGAGCTTCGGCTGCTTCGACGGGGACAAGCTCTACCTGGAGTGGGATCTCTCGGAGCCGGCGATGAGCGCCGAGGACGCCGCCCGCCGCGGCCTCCGGATCTTGCACCCGGGGGCCCCAGCGGTTCATCGCGGCGCGTTTTAG
- a CDS encoding serine/threonine-protein kinase → MRARAELLDGLLELHRYEDRSARRSVFRQSITSLAIEASIDGPPPLDGLSAEALLAGIRVALADGLFDDLGWLAPAAAAVALYEITGALPLGPERREIGRRVLAQLYDGSASTFVALATRMALGSARALAGAPVRARIALALQLPSSVDVPVDPLALALVSRRDLARDWVGAASTGSLPERRLAARLLERAAREAVRRAGQGDDDALRLFRGFVENAPASTGRATAPDVVAPAYHLLLADRETLVWRHVAAARGLLAGALPELHHEIHKNLAPNLSPTEWRRAATSLVASIAVDPDKNLEASRALLASELLREDPGLAITMVWGLPRAADAEPEAAEALLEAITTTQPIAVADSVAELRVELGPAFGARARAACTQALAVSLAAPQTDDGLTALGQSILRDLEGREPSELAATVRSALDAFVESGSREAHARALAALDLAASTLDALDALDAGAGPVSSPRAALLPGLPQTSLSRRAAARLVRELDSNLYESGALRSLLLLERRGSGTEGAALGLDALDDRITRFLLRVEAQSPPEGAPPHATFHQRNLRALLHVVDGESEGDGDSDAGRGRGKRRLLDTCDVLSKRLAKEPGSPLRRAVVATVARAFDALVRTHAADAADVLLFACMRSGDPETLAILAEASVHPDVRRLLDCQARFTAALDAAASDRASAERMDAALAALEALVADLPQGASQRTEALRTALARLARGLDAVRAARALGPLAESATKEGSPLVSLEDALVSIARLTASARRRFGDGEGDETPHSTILGAHALALAAGMAREGGATPELKAAIEKLVEATRASVPAPLAVLAALVLPRLCDLPGQRVGGATSEPDDLPTTDLPLPAWLPPRRTLGGFFVHKRLGGGAVGTVFVVTRAEERHDPSAERFALKVPDYDATAARSVSEAEFLKLFRDEAGALLSLPDHPNLPRFVTFDAGARPKPILVMELIEGIRADQLIDSRSLTIQTALALLDGVLGGLEAMHSVRIGHLDIKPSNVILRGGKGPVLVDFGLAGRHIRPGCATANYGAPEVWGIVPEGATATPLTADIYSFGCLAYEALTGDTLFDGPSDVALISAHLTHDGLPPKVRRLSQGRLASVGMFLFQCLRHNPEQRMTATSLRAELRRIAPELLRLRWPIAD, encoded by the coding sequence ATGCGCGCGCGCGCCGAACTCCTCGACGGACTCCTGGAGCTCCACCGGTACGAAGATCGCAGCGCGCGCCGCAGCGTCTTCCGGCAGAGCATCACCTCGCTCGCCATCGAGGCCTCGATCGACGGCCCGCCGCCGCTCGACGGCCTGTCCGCCGAGGCCCTGCTCGCGGGCATCCGCGTCGCGCTCGCCGACGGCCTCTTCGACGACCTCGGCTGGCTCGCGCCCGCCGCCGCGGCCGTCGCGCTCTACGAGATCACCGGCGCCTTGCCCCTCGGCCCGGAGCGCCGCGAGATCGGCCGCCGCGTCCTCGCCCAGCTCTACGACGGCAGCGCCTCCACGTTCGTCGCGCTCGCCACGCGTATGGCCCTCGGCAGCGCCCGCGCCCTCGCCGGCGCGCCCGTCCGCGCGCGTATCGCCCTCGCCTTGCAGCTCCCGAGCAGCGTCGACGTGCCCGTCGATCCGCTCGCCCTCGCGCTCGTCTCTCGCCGCGACCTCGCCCGCGACTGGGTCGGCGCTGCCTCCACCGGCTCGCTGCCCGAGCGCCGCCTCGCCGCGCGCCTGCTCGAGCGCGCCGCCCGCGAGGCCGTCCGCCGCGCCGGCCAGGGCGACGACGACGCCTTGCGCCTCTTCCGCGGCTTCGTCGAGAACGCCCCCGCATCGACGGGCCGCGCGACGGCCCCCGACGTCGTCGCCCCGGCCTACCACCTCCTGCTCGCCGACCGTGAGACGCTCGTCTGGCGCCACGTCGCCGCCGCTCGCGGCCTGCTCGCCGGCGCGCTGCCCGAGCTCCACCACGAGATCCACAAGAACCTCGCGCCGAACCTCAGCCCGACCGAGTGGCGCCGCGCCGCGACCTCCCTCGTCGCGAGCATCGCCGTCGATCCCGACAAGAACCTCGAGGCGAGCCGCGCGCTTCTCGCCTCCGAACTGCTGCGCGAAGATCCCGGCCTCGCCATCACCATGGTCTGGGGCCTGCCGCGCGCCGCCGACGCCGAGCCCGAGGCCGCCGAGGCGCTGCTCGAAGCCATCACCACCACGCAACCCATCGCCGTCGCCGACAGCGTCGCCGAGCTACGCGTCGAGCTCGGCCCGGCCTTCGGCGCCCGCGCCCGCGCCGCGTGTACCCAGGCCCTCGCCGTCAGCCTCGCCGCGCCGCAGACCGACGACGGCCTCACCGCCCTCGGCCAGAGCATCCTCCGCGATCTCGAAGGCCGCGAGCCCTCCGAGCTCGCCGCCACCGTGCGCAGCGCGCTCGACGCCTTCGTCGAGAGTGGCTCGCGCGAGGCCCACGCCCGCGCCCTCGCCGCCCTCGATCTCGCCGCGAGCACGCTCGACGCCCTCGACGCCCTCGACGCCGGCGCGGGCCCCGTCTCCTCGCCCCGCGCCGCCCTCCTGCCCGGCCTCCCGCAGACGAGCTTGTCCCGCCGCGCCGCGGCCCGCCTCGTCCGCGAGCTCGATTCGAACCTCTACGAGTCCGGCGCGCTGCGCAGCCTGCTCCTGCTCGAGCGCCGCGGCTCCGGCACCGAGGGGGCCGCGCTTGGCCTCGACGCGCTCGACGATCGCATCACCCGCTTCCTCCTCCGCGTCGAGGCGCAATCTCCGCCCGAGGGCGCGCCTCCACACGCGACGTTCCACCAGCGAAACCTCCGCGCCCTCCTGCACGTCGTCGACGGCGAGAGTGAAGGCGACGGCGACTCCGACGCCGGGCGCGGGCGCGGAAAACGCCGCCTGCTCGACACCTGCGACGTGCTCTCGAAGCGCCTCGCGAAGGAACCTGGCTCGCCGCTCCGCCGCGCCGTCGTCGCCACCGTCGCCCGCGCCTTCGACGCGCTCGTCCGCACCCACGCCGCCGACGCCGCCGACGTCCTGCTCTTCGCCTGCATGCGCAGCGGCGATCCCGAGACGCTCGCCATCCTCGCCGAGGCGAGCGTGCACCCCGACGTCCGCAGGCTGCTCGACTGCCAGGCCCGCTTCACCGCCGCCCTCGACGCCGCCGCCTCCGATCGCGCGAGCGCCGAGCGCATGGACGCCGCCCTCGCGGCCCTCGAGGCGCTCGTCGCCGACCTGCCCCAAGGCGCCTCCCAGCGCACCGAAGCCCTGCGCACCGCCCTCGCCCGCCTCGCGCGTGGCCTCGACGCCGTGCGCGCCGCGCGCGCCCTCGGCCCGCTGGCCGAGTCTGCGACGAAGGAAGGATCTCCCCTCGTCTCGCTCGAAGATGCGCTCGTCTCGATCGCGCGCCTCACGGCCTCGGCGCGCCGCCGCTTCGGCGACGGCGAGGGCGACGAGACCCCACACTCCACGATCCTCGGCGCCCACGCCCTCGCGCTCGCCGCCGGCATGGCCCGCGAGGGCGGCGCGACGCCCGAGCTGAAGGCCGCGATCGAAAAACTCGTCGAGGCCACGCGCGCCTCCGTCCCGGCTCCGCTCGCCGTCCTCGCCGCCCTCGTCCTGCCGCGCCTCTGCGACCTGCCCGGCCAGCGCGTCGGCGGCGCCACGAGCGAGCCCGACGACCTGCCCACGACCGATCTCCCCTTGCCCGCGTGGCTCCCTCCGCGCCGCACCCTCGGCGGCTTCTTCGTCCACAAGCGGCTCGGCGGCGGCGCGGTCGGCACCGTCTTCGTCGTCACGCGGGCCGAGGAGCGGCACGATCCCTCCGCCGAACGTTTTGCCCTCAAAGTACCCGACTACGACGCCACCGCCGCGCGTAGCGTCTCCGAGGCCGAGTTCCTGAAGCTCTTCCGCGACGAGGCCGGCGCGTTGCTCTCGCTGCCCGACCACCCGAACCTCCCGCGCTTCGTCACCTTCGACGCCGGGGCGCGGCCGAAGCCCATCCTCGTGATGGAGCTCATCGAGGGCATACGCGCCGATCAGCTCATCGACAGCCGGAGCCTCACGATCCAGACCGCGCTCGCCTTGCTCGACGGCGTGCTCGGGGGGCTCGAGGCCATGCACTCGGTGCGCATCGGCCACCTCGACATCAAGCCATCGAACGTGATCCTGCGCGGCGGCAAGGGCCCCGTCCTCGTCGACTTCGGCCTCGCGGGCCGGCACATCCGGCCTGGCTGCGCCACCGCGAACTACGGCGCGCCCGAGGTCTGGGGCATCGTGCCCGAGGGCGCGACCGCGACGCCGCTCACGGCCGACATCTACAGCTTCGGCTGCCTCGCCTACGAGGCGCTCACGGGCGATACGCTCTTCGACGGGCCGAGCGACGTCGCGCTGATCTCGGCGCACCTGACGCATGACGGCTTGCCCCCGAAGGTCCGGCGCCTCTCGCAGGGCCGCCTCGCCTCGGTGGGCATGTTCCTGTTCCAGTGCCTGCGCCACAACCCGGAGCAACGCATGACGGCCACGTCCTTACGCGCCGAGCTCCGCCGCATCGCCCCCGAGCTGCTCCGCCTGCGCTGGCCGATCGCGGACTGA
- a CDS encoding GbsR/MarR family transcriptional regulator, whose translation MSERETPRHDEAHEAELIAAEAIGDVIEHWGFRRVLGRVWTILFIAAEPLPAAVIGERLSLSAGAVSMSLTELQRWGVVRRVFRPGERKEYFEAETDFWKMISKVFDERERLLAESVRGRLERAVALLEARPRASGAEQRADRVRRLLSFVIVAETALDGFIRSRRVDFSPFGDLIRFPLRVATRKRRA comes from the coding sequence ATGTCCGAGCGCGAGACCCCGAGACACGACGAAGCCCACGAGGCCGAGCTCATCGCGGCCGAGGCGATCGGCGACGTGATCGAGCACTGGGGTTTTCGTCGCGTTCTCGGGCGCGTGTGGACGATCCTGTTCATCGCGGCGGAGCCTTTGCCCGCGGCCGTCATCGGCGAGCGGCTGAGCCTCTCGGCCGGCGCGGTGAGCATGTCGCTCACGGAGCTGCAGCGCTGGGGCGTCGTCCGCCGCGTGTTCCGGCCGGGTGAGCGCAAGGAGTACTTCGAGGCCGAGACGGACTTCTGGAAGATGATCTCGAAGGTCTTCGACGAGCGCGAGCGGCTGCTCGCCGAGTCGGTGCGGGGGCGGCTCGAGCGAGCGGTGGCGCTCCTCGAGGCCCGCCCGCGCGCGTCGGGCGCCGAGCAACGCGCCGACCGCGTGCGCCGCCTGCTCTCCTTCGTGATCGTCGCCGAGACCGCGCTCGACGGCTTCATCCGCTCGCGCCGCGTGGACTTCTCGCCCTTCGGCGACCTCATCCGTTTTCCGCTTCGCGTCGCAACGCGCAAGCGCAGGGCCTAG
- a CDS encoding GNAT family N-acetyltransferase — protein sequence MSRTYVPRLEDALVAEAARQTHVIWSGGRAIDAHIEAQREQLRRAGPAILRYTGLVDDTGLVAGIKRYGIQVSIPGGGKAPGVGIGAVFTRPDARGTGAATELLRAVLDEARAEGVALALLYSDIDPGFYERLGFVASPALEHTAHVEALPSETSLEARPATAEDERWMLETYDASWDPAWVRPARTLEILRYFRFRNHVDLGWILRQGGRDVGYVLAALHDGARDDGAAPPPRALWVDEWAAPGISREDVLGAVRRIALAEGAAHVAGWLPPHLGADPFVATTRATAIPMALALGAPLSTIDPGQTFFGSLDHF from the coding sequence GTGAGCCGCACCTACGTGCCCCGGCTCGAGGACGCGCTCGTCGCCGAGGCGGCGCGGCAGACGCACGTGATCTGGTCGGGCGGGCGCGCGATCGACGCGCACATCGAGGCCCAGCGAGAGCAGCTCCGCCGCGCGGGCCCCGCGATCCTGCGGTACACGGGGCTCGTCGACGACACGGGGCTCGTCGCGGGCATCAAGCGGTACGGCATCCAGGTGAGCATCCCCGGCGGCGGCAAGGCCCCCGGCGTGGGCATCGGCGCGGTCTTCACGCGGCCCGACGCCCGCGGGACGGGCGCCGCGACCGAGCTGCTCCGCGCCGTGCTCGACGAGGCGCGCGCGGAGGGCGTCGCGCTCGCCTTGCTTTATTCGGACATCGATCCCGGCTTCTACGAGCGCCTCGGCTTCGTCGCCTCGCCGGCGCTCGAACACACGGCGCACGTGGAGGCGCTTCCTTCCGAGACGTCGCTCGAAGCGCGCCCGGCCACCGCGGAAGACGAGCGATGGATGCTCGAGACGTACGACGCGTCCTGGGATCCCGCGTGGGTGCGGCCTGCGCGCACGCTCGAGATCCTCCGCTACTTCCGCTTCCGCAACCACGTCGATCTCGGCTGGATCCTGCGGCAGGGCGGGCGCGACGTCGGCTACGTGCTCGCCGCGCTGCACGACGGCGCGCGTGACGACGGCGCCGCGCCCCCGCCCCGCGCCTTGTGGGTCGACGAGTGGGCCGCGCCCGGGATCTCGCGGGAGGACGTCCTCGGCGCCGTGCGACGGATCGCCCTCGCCGAGGGCGCGGCGCACGTCGCGGGCTGGTTGCCGCCGCACCTCGGCGCCGATCCGTTCGTCGCGACGACCCGCGCGACGGCCATCCCCATGGCCCTCGCGCTCGGCGCTCCTCTGTCCACCATCGATCCCGGCCAAACGTTTTTCGGGTCCTTGGATCACTTCTGA
- a CDS encoding phosphoenolpyruvate carboxykinase (GTP) — protein sequence MNNQSLSAWVEEVARQTEPDRVVWCDGSEEEYRGLVQAMLRDGTLHELDQVAYSGCYLHRSHPSDVARTEHLTFICSDRAEDAGPTNNWMSPTEAREKVGRLFDRSMRGRTMYVVPYLMGPAGSSASKVGVEITDSAYVAASMRIMTRMGKVALEHLGTSSDFCRGLHSLGDLDPERRFIAHFPEERLIWSVGSGYGGNALLGKKCFALRIASTMGRDEGWLAEHMLIMGLEDPSGNVTYICAAFPSACGKTNLAMMVPPASQPGWKVWTVGDDIAWLRVGADGRLWAVNPEAGFFGVAPGTSRKTNPHALATVQRNTIFTNVAMTRERHPWWEGMDGQVPAELTDWKGRPWTPASKEPAAHPNSRFCVPAKQCPSVSSLMEAPEGVPISAFVFGGRRAKLAPLVYESRDWAHGVYLGASMASETTAAATGKVGVVRRDPMAMRPFCGYNMGDYFRHWLEMGRGRSSFPKVFHVNWFRQNEAGKFLWPGFGENLRVLRWINDRVHGRAKGHETALGIFPAEGELDTSGLDLHASAMSELFSIDRDAWIEDLADQEAFFGSFGDKMPEEIWREHRALRSHLSP from the coding sequence ATGAACAATCAGAGCCTTTCCGCGTGGGTCGAAGAGGTGGCCCGCCAGACGGAGCCCGACCGCGTGGTGTGGTGTGATGGTTCCGAGGAGGAGTACCGCGGGCTCGTGCAGGCCATGCTCCGGGACGGCACGCTGCACGAGCTCGACCAGGTCGCGTACTCCGGTTGTTACCTGCACCGGAGCCATCCGTCCGACGTGGCGCGGACCGAGCATTTGACCTTCATCTGCTCGGATCGCGCCGAGGACGCCGGGCCGACGAACAACTGGATGTCGCCGACGGAGGCGCGCGAGAAGGTGGGCCGGCTCTTCGACCGCTCGATGCGCGGGCGGACGATGTACGTGGTCCCGTACCTGATGGGCCCGGCCGGCTCGTCTGCTTCGAAGGTCGGCGTCGAGATCACCGACAGCGCGTACGTCGCCGCGAGCATGCGGATCATGACGCGTATGGGCAAGGTCGCGCTCGAGCACCTCGGCACCTCGAGCGACTTCTGCCGGGGCTTGCACTCGCTCGGCGACCTCGATCCGGAGCGCCGCTTCATCGCGCATTTCCCCGAGGAGAGGCTCATCTGGAGCGTGGGCTCCGGCTACGGCGGCAACGCGCTGCTCGGCAAGAAGTGCTTCGCGCTCCGCATCGCGAGCACCATGGGTCGCGACGAGGGCTGGCTCGCGGAGCACATGCTCATCATGGGCCTCGAGGATCCTTCGGGGAACGTGACGTACATCTGCGCTGCGTTCCCGAGCGCCTGCGGGAAGACCAACCTCGCGATGATGGTGCCGCCCGCGAGCCAGCCGGGCTGGAAGGTGTGGACCGTCGGCGACGACATCGCGTGGCTGCGCGTCGGCGCGGATGGTCGGCTCTGGGCCGTGAACCCCGAGGCAGGTTTCTTCGGCGTCGCCCCCGGGACGAGCCGCAAGACGAACCCGCACGCGCTCGCGACCGTCCAGCGCAACACGATCTTCACGAACGTGGCGATGACGCGGGAGCGGCACCCGTGGTGGGAGGGCATGGACGGCCAGGTGCCGGCGGAGCTCACGGACTGGAAGGGCAGGCCGTGGACGCCGGCGAGCAAGGAGCCTGCGGCGCACCCGAACAGCCGTTTCTGCGTGCCGGCGAAGCAGTGTCCGAGCGTCTCGTCGTTGATGGAGGCGCCCGAGGGCGTGCCCATCAGCGCCTTCGTGTTCGGCGGCCGCAGGGCCAAGCTCGCGCCGCTCGTGTACGAGTCGCGCGACTGGGCGCACGGCGTGTACCTCGGCGCGTCGATGGCCTCGGAGACGACGGCGGCGGCCACGGGCAAGGTGGGCGTCGTGCGCCGCGACCCGATGGCGATGCGCCCGTTCTGTGGATACAACATGGGCGACTACTTCCGGCATTGGCTGGAGATGGGGCGCGGTCGCTCGAGCTTCCCGAAGGTCTTCCACGTGAACTGGTTCCGCCAGAACGAGGCGGGCAAGTTCCTCTGGCCCGGCTTCGGCGAGAACCTGCGCGTGTTGCGGTGGATCAACGATCGCGTGCACGGCCGGGCGAAGGGCCATGAGACGGCGCTCGGCATCTTCCCGGCCGAGGGCGAGCTCGACACGAGCGGGCTCGATCTCCACGCATCGGCGATGAGCGAGCTCTTCTCGATCGATCGTGACGCGTGGATCGAGGACCTCGCCGATCAGGAGGCGTTCTTCGGGTCGTTCGGCGACAAGATGCCCGAGGAGATCTGGCGCGAGCATCGCGCGCTGCGTTCGCACCTCTCGCCCTGA
- a CDS encoding aminotransferase class V-fold PLP-dependent enzyme — MSDEAGHVRDLNAFRAAYGRFVTGDRVLLTGHSHQAWPDVARDAMIEAFDDAARFVDDKWSRSVFPKMDAVGRGVLRRLGFDEGDAIAFGKSTHELVTRLLSCFPLASGPRVVTTRSEFHSLHRQLSRLAEDGLRVTWIDTKDRETLVDRFLEAIVPGTSVVVISAVLFEDAYVVPRIGEIAARAVSVGAVPLVDAYHAFNVVPIEWGPAKDALFVTAGGYKYAELGEGICFLRFPAATNLRPADTGWFADFSALDGERTHAVGYGPGGARFSGATFDPTPIYRADAVLRHWDHFGLDVPALRVISTRQTRRVLARLDEAGLADHVASPRVDERRGAFVAVRAPGAGRVVERLRARGIFVDSRGDFVRIGPAPYLTDDEIDRGTLAVAEEIRREITPS; from the coding sequence ATGAGCGACGAGGCGGGCCACGTCCGGGATCTGAACGCGTTTCGGGCGGCGTATGGGCGGTTCGTGACGGGAGACAGAGTTCTCCTCACCGGTCACTCGCACCAGGCGTGGCCCGACGTCGCTCGTGACGCGATGATCGAGGCGTTCGACGACGCTGCGCGCTTCGTCGACGACAAGTGGTCGCGCTCGGTCTTCCCGAAGATGGACGCCGTCGGGCGCGGCGTCCTCCGGCGCCTCGGCTTCGACGAGGGCGACGCGATTGCCTTCGGCAAGAGCACGCACGAGCTCGTCACGCGCCTGCTCTCGTGTTTCCCCCTCGCGTCGGGGCCACGCGTGGTCACGACGCGCTCCGAGTTCCATTCGCTCCACCGCCAGCTCTCGCGGCTCGCGGAGGACGGGCTGCGCGTCACGTGGATCGACACGAAGGATCGCGAGACGCTCGTCGATCGTTTCCTCGAGGCGATCGTGCCCGGCACGAGCGTCGTGGTGATCTCGGCCGTGCTCTTCGAGGACGCGTACGTCGTGCCGAGGATCGGGGAGATCGCGGCGCGCGCGGTCTCCGTCGGCGCCGTCCCGCTCGTCGACGCGTACCATGCGTTCAACGTGGTCCCGATCGAATGGGGACCGGCGAAGGACGCGCTCTTCGTGACGGCCGGCGGCTACAAGTATGCCGAGCTCGGCGAGGGGATCTGCTTCCTGCGTTTCCCCGCCGCGACGAACCTGAGGCCCGCGGACACCGGCTGGTTCGCGGATTTCTCGGCGCTCGACGGCGAGCGCACGCACGCGGTGGGTTACGGGCCGGGCGGCGCGCGTTTCTCGGGCGCGACCTTCGATCCCACGCCGATCTACCGCGCCGACGCCGTGCTCCGGCACTGGGACCACTTCGGGCTCGACGTCCCGGCCCTGCGCGTGATCTCGACACGACAAACGCGCCGCGTCCTCGCGAGGCTCGACGAGGCGGGGCTCGCCGACCACGTGGCCTCGCCCCGCGTGGACGAGCGGCGCGGGGCTTTTGTCGCCGTACGAGCTCCCGGCGCAGGGCGCGTCGTCGAGCGGCTGCGCGCGCGGGGGATCTTCGTCGATTCGCGCGGAGATTTCGTGCGGATCGGCCCCGCGCCTTACCTCACGGACGACGAGATCGATCGCGGCACGCTCGCCGTCGCCGAGGAGATCCGCCGGGAGATCACGCCCTCGTGA
- a CDS encoding FTR1 family protein, with translation MIVIFARFRSLVALLAAALVLVAAPLARADYGDPPEVEAQRLVHVLGYVGADYGGAVEKGAITNQAEYDEQLSLLDDGAKIAGRIQPALPAGAPRVDLPALVGKVRKLVDEKAPASEVSAATLEAKTAILGSFRLAEAPTTAPNAERGRSLFLQHCTECHGAEGRGDTPKAATLNPRPANFWDPDIADGMTPFRVMNTVRFGVQGTAMVPFSQLSDADRWDLAFYVVSLRHVAEPADGSPTYALAELATRADASLREELEAAGVAKERVPAVLADLRKRAPYEDRAASSPLALARAKLDRARVALQRGDREGAKGQIIDSYLEGVEPVEAQLKSIDAAIVARLEERYMDMRAALDRGEGPADVGASIGQTLAELTAAESKLKEGAKRTGFLSTAISSGGIVVREGVEAALLIAALLGLAAQAGHSDKKRYVHLGWFVAIVLGVLTFLLSQKLITISGANRELIEGITALLATAVLFYVSYSLLAKREVQRWMRFLKEHISPRKAALSLFGVSLLAAYREAFETVLFYQALLASDASPFAAVVGAGVGAVLLVILVVAYTRAGRFAPPQVFFRISSYMLYGLAVVFVGQGLSALQMAGVVPAHRVGLPSVPVLGFYPTLETITAQLVLIALAVGAYVWNKRSPEAGPPTRTATPAAAKG, from the coding sequence ATGATTGTCATCTTCGCCCGATTCCGGTCGCTCGTGGCGCTGCTCGCGGCGGCGCTGGTGCTCGTGGCCGCGCCCCTCGCGAGGGCGGATTACGGCGATCCGCCGGAGGTCGAAGCGCAGCGGCTCGTGCACGTGCTCGGCTACGTGGGCGCGGACTACGGCGGCGCCGTGGAGAAGGGCGCGATCACGAACCAGGCCGAGTACGACGAGCAGCTCTCGCTCCTCGACGACGGCGCGAAGATCGCCGGGCGGATCCAGCCCGCGCTGCCCGCGGGCGCGCCACGCGTGGATCTGCCCGCGCTCGTCGGCAAGGTGCGCAAGCTCGTCGACGAGAAGGCGCCCGCGAGCGAGGTGTCGGCCGCGACGCTCGAAGCGAAGACGGCGATCCTCGGCTCTTTCCGCCTGGCCGAGGCGCCCACGACGGCCCCGAACGCCGAGCGAGGCCGGAGCCTCTTCCTGCAACACTGCACCGAGTGTCACGGCGCGGAGGGCCGCGGCGATACGCCGAAGGCCGCGACGCTGAACCCGCGCCCCGCGAACTTCTGGGATCCGGACATCGCTGACGGCATGACGCCCTTCCGCGTCATGAACACCGTTCGTTTCGGCGTGCAGGGCACCGCGATGGTGCCGTTCTCGCAGCTCAGCGACGCCGATCGATGGGACCTCGCGTTTTACGTCGTCTCGCTGCGCCACGTCGCCGAGCCCGCGGATGGATCGCCGACGTACGCGCTCGCGGAGCTCGCGACCCGCGCGGATGCGTCGCTGCGTGAGGAGCTCGAGGCCGCGGGCGTGGCGAAGGAGCGTGTCCCCGCGGTGCTCGCGGATCTTCGCAAGCGCGCGCCTTACGAGGATCGCGCGGCGAGCTCGCCGCTCGCGCTCGCGCGGGCGAAGCTCGATCGGGCGCGCGTCGCGCTGCAGCGTGGGGATCGCGAGGGCGCGAAGGGCCAGATCATCGACAGCTACCTCGAAGGTGTCGAGCCGGTCGAGGCGCAGCTCAAGTCGATCGACGCCGCGATCGTGGCGCGCCTCGAAGAGCGCTACATGGACATGCGCGCGGCCCTCGATCGTGGCGAGGGGCCGGCGGACGTCGGCGCCTCGATCGGCCAGACCCTCGCGGAGCTCACGGCCGCCGAGTCGAAGCTGAAGGAAGGCGCGAAGCGGACGGGCTTCCTGTCCACGGCGATCTCGAGCGGCGGCATCGTCGTGCGCGAGGGCGTCGAGGCCGCGCTGCTCATCGCGGCGCTGCTCGGCCTCGCGGCGCAGGCGGGGCACTCGGACAAGAAGCGTTACGTCCACCTCGGCTGGTTCGTGGCGATCGTCCTCGGCGTGCTCACGTTCCTGCTCTCGCAGAAGCTCATCACGATCTCGGGCGCGAACCGCGAGCTCATCGAGGGCATCACCGCGCTGCTCGCGACGGCCGTGCTCTTCTACGTGAGCTACTCGCTGCTCGCGAAGCGCGAGGTCCAGCGCTGGATGCGCTTCCTCAAGGAGCACATCTCGCCACGCAAGGCCGCGCTCTCCCTCTTCGGCGTCTCGCTCCTCGCGGCCTACCGCGAGGCCTTCGAGACCGTCCTCTTCTACCAGGCCCTGCTCGCCTCCGACGCCTCGCCGTTCGCGGCCGTCGTGGGCGCGGGGGTCGGCGCGGTCCTGCTCGTGATCCTCGTCGTCGCGTACACGCGGGCCGGACGTTTCGCGCCGCCGCAGGTCTTCTTCCGCATCTCCAGCTACATGCTCTACGGCCTCGCGGTCGTGTTCGTCGGGCAGGGCCTCTCGGCGCTGCAGATGGCGGGCGTGGTGCCGGCGCACCGCGTCGGCCTGCCGAGCGTGCCCGTCCTCGGCTTCTACCCGACGCTGGAGACGATCACCGCGCAGCTCGTCCTCATCGCGCTCGCCGTGGGCGCCTACGTGTGGAACAAGCGCTCGCCCGAGGCCGGTCCCCCGACGCGCACGGCGACGCCTGCGGCCGCGAAGGGCTAA